A genomic region of Eucalyptus grandis isolate ANBG69807.140 chromosome 5, ASM1654582v1, whole genome shotgun sequence contains the following coding sequences:
- the LOC104443794 gene encoding NAC domain-containing protein 68-like, which yields MATRHPVFCFQPTDQELFSDYLMRRLNEEPLPDPNLIRDCDVYGGGEPWKIFDKDRGGKFYVFTVLKKKNRSRVDRTAGSGSWKEEQSSDFKDLQGDVIGYKKLFTFKPKAGSSAKADKAENGHWIMYEYSKHPRNETDRVLCVIHNKYAGEARKRVRRNLHGPVQLEEENPRAKKAQTLRDDHTYAIDVPATASPSSTTAAAQAQPSTSSALNEDGVFIPRNNISFTTRNANSLPPTWANVQEDTRPAGAPAYGGPNGGPFSIMGMAAPRVDWEWADRLKKMEISPTVKHLFCAVVEQRARALHGRMERPR from the exons ATGGCGACTAGGCATCCCGTGTTTTGCTTTCAACCCACCGACCAAGAACTCTTTTCCGATTACTTGATGCGGAGGCTGAATGAAGAACCACTGCCTGACCCCAACCTCATCCGCGATTGTGACGTGTACGGCGGCGGGGAGCCCTGGAAGATCTTCGACAAGGATAGGGGCGGGAAGTTCTATGTTTTCACagtgctgaagaagaagaacagatcAAGGGTGGACAGGACCGCTGGCTCAGGTTCTTGGAAGGAAGAACAGAGTTCCGATTTCAAGGATTTGCAAGGTGACGTGATTGGCTACAAGAAACTCTTTACTTTCAAACCGAAAGCCGGCTCGAGCGCGAAAGCTGACAAGGCCGAGAATGGGCACTGGATCATGTACGAGTACTCGAAGCATCCTCGCAAC GAAACGGACCGTGTCTTATGCGTAATTCATAACAAGTACGCGGGGGAAGCAAGAAAGAGGGTTCGTCGGAATCTGCACGGCCCAGTGCAACTTGAGGAAGAGAATCCACGAGCAAAGAAGGCACAGACACTCCGCGATGATCACACATACGCCATCGACGTTCCTGCCACCGCATCGCCATCCTCAACTACTGCTGCCGCTCAAGCTCAACCATCCACTTCCTCGGCTTTGAACGAAGACGGAGTCTTCATTCCACGGAATAACATCAGCTTCACCACCAGAAATGCCAATTCGCTTCCTCCGACATGGGCGAACGTGCAAGAAGATACCCGCCCGGCAGGTGCCCCGGCTTATGGTGGCCCAAATGGTGGTCCCTTTTCGATTATGGGCATGGCAGCACCTAGGGTCGACTGGGAATGGGCGGAtcggttgaagaagatggaaataAGTCCGACGGTCAAGCATCTCTTTTGTGCAGTCGTCGAGCAACGCGCTCGAGCTCTTCATGGAAGGATGGAACGACCTCGTTGA